The following are encoded in a window of Podospora pseudoanserina strain CBS 124.78 chromosome 6, whole genome shotgun sequence genomic DNA:
- a CDS encoding hypothetical protein (EggNog:ENOG503NX5N) has translation MVSHHGDGPTVLALRGTSSAVEASDRRRETGAPRAAASHVSSRSRRYNRSHAGGTSFVPQNEFPVFSHSGDVEILVRLASGHENRYLLHRHTLTRCSGFFEISTSNEWSRAQTVPENTPPSLPAPPTAGAIEGVKPAGASQQLTRIEDQGIVGSNDGGAVGKPSSASLTPVKKRWRYELDFGSGGDDIPMLVQKEERGPPPTTNSLFGGPPPSHSSSRHHSSKSTSHSFFRSVANLSLSSSGNHAPSLPPPTPAEEDLLRDYDNLFRIMYNYAPTLDPINIADAYIQCKSLLNLADQYDALAVVGPRVDHHMLQFQSRLWKQIAKYPISYLRLGYLARSKVIFQEALVHVVGQWPAGERSIRAAFPETVIDIIEDKVDELEETVSRIEARLFRLTLTNRSSGERVSPGTNYLDWLAVSLFRTWLADNTTPPPPLPPPPPERTGRSSRTALTNGNSGSSGRHRNNSSSSSSSAAGALVPASSNGNSNSAQRNVHFHPPPPSVPPLATLGRTYRILGSTQNEKGYLTHDECKRFLKLTPDLYSRDNLRRFEKRIDELKAMAREVVRPLMGSGLELELQGGGQVSYLTCTRVGERDLPWVGVGGMVRYD, from the coding sequence ATGGTGTCGCATCACGGCGACGGGCCCACGGTCCTGGCACTGCGGGGGACCTCATCCGCCGTGGAGGCAAGCGACCGAAGGAGAGAGACCGGCGCCCCCCGCGCGGCAGCTTCACATGTCTCGTCGCGCTCGAGACGCTACAATCGGTCTCATGCTGGTGGCACCTCGTTCGTTCCGCAGAATGAGTTCCCCGTCTTCAGTCACAGTGGCGATGTCGAAATCCTGGTGCGTCTCGCATCCGGCCACGAGAATCGATACCTCCTTCACCGACATACCCTGACCCGATGCTCTGGGTTTTTCGagatcagcaccagcaatGAATGGTCGCGAGCGCAAACAGTCCCCGAGAATACTCCGCCGTCGCTACCAGCACCTCCCACTGCTGGCGCAATCGAGGGAGTCAAGCCGGCAGGAGCGTCGCAGCAGCTGACAAGGATAGAGGACCAAGGGATTGTGGGGAGCAATGATGGAGGTGCGGTTGGGAAACCATCGTCTGCATCGCTGACgccggtgaagaagagatggAGATATGAATTAGACTTTGGGTCAGGGGGCGACGATATTCCCATGCTGGTGCAAAAGGAGGAGCGAGGCCCGCCCCCGACGACCAATTCGCTTTTTGGcggaccaccaccctcacactCCTCCAGCCGCCATCACAGCAGTAAATCAACATCGCACTCTTTCTTTCGATCTGTCGCCAACCTCAGTCTGTCGTCATCCGGCAACCACGCGccatccctcccaccaccaacaccagccgAAGAAGACCTCCTGCGCGACTACGACAACCTGTTCAGGATCATGTACAACTACGCCCCCACCCTCGACCCGATCAACATAGCAGATGCCTACATCCAATGTAAATCATTGCTCAACCTTGCCGACCAATACGACgccctcgccgtcgtcggccCGCGGGTCGACCACCACATGCTCCAGTTCCAATCCCGCCTCTGGAAGCAAATAGCAAAATACCCCATCTCCTACCTCCGGCTAGGCTACCTCGCCAGGTCAAAAGTTATCTTTCAAGAAGCGTTGGTCCACGTTGTCGGTCAATGGCCCGCAGGCGAGCGCTCCATTAGGGCTGCCTTCCCGGAGACGGTAATAGACATAATAGAAGACAAGGTCGACGAGCTAGAGGAGACGGTGTCCCGAATCGAGGCGAGGTTGTTCCGACTCACTCTGACGAATCGATcttcgggggagagggtttcACCAGGGACGAATTATCTCGACTGGCTGGCGGTTAGTCTGTTTCGCACCTGGCTGGCGGATAACACcacccctccgccgcctcttcccccgccaccaccagaacGGACGGGAAGGTCCTCCCGCACCGCACTTACAAATGGAAATTCGGGGAGCAGCGGCCGCCATAGGAATaactcttcttcgtcgtcgtcctcggcggcgggcgCTCTTGTCCCTGCGAGCTCGAACGGCAACAGCAATTCTGCCCAGAGGAACGTCCActttcaccctccccctccgtctGTACCCCCGTTGGCTACCTTGGGGAGGACGTATAGAATACTAGGATCGACCCAAAACGAAAAAGGGTACCTGACGCATGACGAGTGCAAGAGGTTTCTGAAGCTGACGCCTGACCTGTACTCGAGAGATAATTTGAGAAGGTTTGAGAAGCGGATTGATGAGCTGAAGGctatggcgagggaggtggtgaggccGTTGATGGGGAGCGGGCTTGAGCTCGAGTTGCAGGGGGGTGGGCAGGTGAGTTATTTGACTTGTACGCgtgttggggagagggatctGCCTTgggtgggagtggggggaATGGTGAGGTATGATTAg
- a CDS encoding hypothetical protein (EggNog:ENOG503P44M): MPSFDRVYGSSPVLAMSPQAVHQGSLGKPFVQQHQAMSLNNAYFARSPSSVAGRKRSRDEAAVNLDPPEKVVDAPVIKTSEEEYVYGPGMTLIKKSSAYVADASSQSGTWVEEQVAKEEARKMEAAVLAQQQLSQSRPSLRSHKSQRLEVSRDDSSPSRRASPTRAASSPLLGSSDSLGQPIVDDFTLHLGIGWSRISDDEHIQAAARGWARFIDNHYPVTNAKILLQSRGLQSYLVEASEGYFLFAENLRQGRLVSTTTDRALQNLKTSPPTFDGPATMEASESPRPLQPTASFATHISPVTSIEIDMN; the protein is encoded by the coding sequence ATGCCGTCTTTCGATCGCGTCTACGGTTCATCGCCGGTTCTCGCCATGTCACCACAGGCAGTTCACCAGGGCTCGCTCGGCAAGCCTTTtgtccaacaacaccaagccaTGTCTCTCAACAATGCCTATTTCGCTCGCAGCCCTTCGTCAGTCGCCGGTCGCAAAAGATCCAGGGACGAGGCTGCTGTCAATCTTGACCCCCCCGAGAAGGTGGTTGACGCTCCTGTCATCAAAACCTCAGAAGAGGAGTACGTCTACGGCCCTGGCATGActctcatcaagaagagTTCTGCCTACGTCGCGGATGCCAGCAGCCAATCTGGCACTTGGGTAGAGGAACAGGtcgccaaagaagaagcgcGCAAGATGGAAGCTGCGGTCCTTGCTCAGCAGCAACTGTCTCAGTCCAGACCCTCTCTCAGAAGTCACAAATCTCAGCGTCTCGAAGTGAGCCGGGACGACAGTTCGCCTAGCAGACGGGCCAGCCCTACCCGTGCTGCTTCCAGCCCCCTGCTGGGTTCGTCCGACTCTCTTGGGCAGCCCATCGTCGATGACTTCACTCTTCATCTTGGCATTGGATGGAGTCGGATCAGCGATGACGAACATATTCAAGCTGCTGCTCGAGGCTGGGCTCGCTTCATTGACAATCATTACCCTGTCACCAACGCCAAGATTCTTCTCCAGAGCCGCGGCCTCCAATCATACTTGGTCGAAGCATCCGAAGGTTACTTTTTATTCGCCGAAAACCTTCGTCAGGGGCGTCTTGTCAGCACCACAACTGATCGCGCCCTTCAAAACCTCAAGACCTCACCCCCTACCTTTGACGGGCCAGCCACCATGGAAGCCTCTGAATCACCCAGGCCTCTGCAGCCCACCGCCTCTTTTGCGACACACATCAGCCCCGTCACCTCGATTGAGATTGACATGAACTAA
- a CDS encoding hypothetical protein (EggNog:ENOG503P6Q5) has protein sequence MLRLQPTILSLTMVEVEELDQRLKEKRHHRQFLNYLTKPGDASAIPEFVPSVPPASSAKARGKQPQTDQNIRFLPPGNRPESRRSTDTEPSSSVLAQQNQGATFTLPDRTRTVEGQPRPNIKADHPLELDGQPPSPSQQPVLSTPRHNQVAEYHSVDTYPSLPTGSPGQSSASTPGIHTDRVPPVDREQTLERGPAYPSRPATYRRLVEPTVWPSSPITHDFERLAIVQRAVRTLAQLDDADRRHNNPRASMSPPRRPSTTVPRHRIRPRDSVPGEPTTPRRQLSPPPFEIYDDSLPPSAQPQTPQNLPEAQHQSRLRGSYTVPTRRGTSPGFDSLSRLSRRRREREERIPSPPGLQTPGMMGLYGGLENADDVSLFERAIRRSMEHMDGSPGPSR, from the exons ATGCTGCGTCTCCAGCCCACTATTCTTTCACTGACCatggtcgaggtcgaggagcttgatCAACGTctgaaagagaagagacaCCACCGCCAGTTCCTCAACTATCTTACAAAACCAGGGGATGCATCCGCGATACCAGAATTTGTTCCAAGCGTTCCCCCGGCTTCTTCTGCTAAAGCGCGCGGCAAACAACCACAGACTGACCAAAACATACGGTTCTTGCCCCCCGGTAACAGACCAGAATCTAGGCGTTCCACAGACACGGAGCCATCCAGTTCAGTTCTTGCTCAGCAGAATCAAGGGGCCACCTTCACACTGCCGGACCGCACCAGAACAGTTGAAGGCCAACCTAGGCCTAATATAAAGGCTGATCACCCGCTAGAACTTGATGGGCAGCCGCCTTCTCCGTCCCAACAGCCAGTACTGTCGACTCCTAGACATAATCAAGTGGCAGAGTACCACTCAGTCGACACTTACCCATCCCTTCCAACAGGTTCACCCGGCCAATCATCTGCTTCAACTCCGGGTATCCATACCGACCGTGTACCTCCAGTTGACAGAGAGCAGACGCTAGAACGAGGACCGGCATACCCGTCCCGTCCAGCAACATATAGACGGCTGGTAGAGCCAACAGTCTGGCCTTCgtcccccatcacccatgATTTTGAGCGTCTGGCGATTGTTCAAAGGGCTGTCAGA ACCCTAGCGCAGTTGGATGATGCGGACAGAAgacacaacaacccccgTGCTTCAATGAGTCCCCCTCGCCGACCAAGCACAACGGTTCCTCGCCATCGGATCCGACCTCGGGACAGCGTCCCTGGTGAACCCACGACGCCACGCCGTCAAttgtctcctccgccttttGAGATCTACGACGATTCTTTGCCGCCCTCGGCACAACCTCAAACGCCCCAGAATTTGCCGGAAGCACAGCACCAGAGCCGATTGCGGGGCTCTTACACAGTCCCAACCCGCCGTGGCACGTCTCCAGGATTTGACTCGCTTTCAAGGCTCAGCCGACGAAGACGTGAGCGAGAAGAAAGAATTCCAAGCCCGCCTGGATTACAGACGCCGGGCATGATGGGGTTGTACGGTGGTCTTGAAAATGCTGATGACGTGAGTTTGTTTGAGCGGGCCATTCGGCGGAGCATGGAGCATATGGATGGCAGTCCAGGGCCAAGCAGGTAG